The genomic stretch AAAGCAAGCATCTTGTCCTTCTGCTCCTGCGTGAACTTGGTGCGGAACCGCTTCCGGCCGCCGCCGTGGCTCCCTGCCGACGACGGCCCCATTCCCATCATCGCCGCGGCGGAGTACGGATCCTCCATCCCCAGCTCCGCCTCCCGATCCCCGCGCGAAGTCGACGGGATCAGCGCCAGGTGGTGCCGCTGCGGATGCGGCGGCGGCGCCGCCACTGCCAGGGGCTGCTGGTGGTGAAGGTACCCCGGCGCCGCCGTTCGGTAGAACGGCGAGAACTGGTGGTGGTAGTATCCGACTACGCCGCCGCCGGTGCCCCCTGCTTCGCGCCGGTGGAAATTGCGGTGGCAGTTGCAGGCGGCGCACCGGAGGGCGTCGAGGCTGCCCTCCTCGCCGGCCGCCAGGAACTCGCCGCACCCGTCCACCGCGTGCCCTCCGATCCCCAGCGCGTGGTTCTTCAAA from Zingiber officinale cultivar Zhangliang chromosome 5B, Zo_v1.1, whole genome shotgun sequence encodes the following:
- the LOC121986246 gene encoding zinc-finger homeodomain protein 2-like, which codes for MDFDEHEETEEEMGLPVGSSYDAPTPNSPPGGGGDGGGGDGGGEGEEGMGSGRRKAGGGGGRYRECLKNHALGIGGHAVDGCGEFLAAGEEGSLDALRCAACNCHRNFHRREAGGTGGGVVGYYHHQFSPFYRTAAPGYLHHQQPLAVAAPPPHPQRHHLALIPSTSRGDREAELGMEDPYSAAAMMGMGPSSAGSHGGGRKRFRTKFTQEQKDKMLAFAERVGWRIQKEDEAAVQQLCDETSIKRHVLKVWMHNNKHTLGKNKPT